One genomic segment of Chitinophagales bacterium includes these proteins:
- a CDS encoding thymidine kinase, whose translation MFIEPSTHQNKKGWIEVVCGSMFSGKTEELIRRLKRAIIANKKVEIFKPEIDTRYDETEVVSHDRNSIRSTPVSHSENILLLSEGIDVVGIDEAQFFDMELVSVCEKLANRGTRVIVAGLDMDFKGKPFGPIPNLLSIADYITKVHAICVNCGDIAVHSYRKTSDSKTVMLGEKESYEPRCRKCFREK comes from the coding sequence ATGTTTATTGAACCAAGTACACATCAAAATAAAAAGGGCTGGATAGAAGTGGTTTGTGGTTCTATGTTTTCCGGAAAAACAGAAGAACTAATAAGGCGACTTAAGCGTGCTATTATAGCTAATAAAAAAGTTGAAATTTTTAAGCCCGAAATAGATACCCGATATGACGAAACAGAAGTTGTTTCGCATGATAGAAATTCAATACGTAGCACTCCGGTAAGTCATTCAGAAAATATTTTGCTACTTTCAGAAGGTATAGATGTGGTAGGAATAGATGAAGCACAGTTTTTTGATATGGAGTTGGTAAGTGTGTGCGAAAAATTGGCTAATAGAGGAACACGGGTTATTGTAGCCGGTTTAGACATGGATTTTAAAGGCAAGCCTTTTGGTCCTATTCCTAATTTGTTGAGCATTGCCGATTATATTACCAAAGTGCACGCTATTTGTGTTAATTGTGGAGATATAGCAGTACATTCTTATAGAAAAACTAGTGATAGCAAAACCGTAATGCTTGGCGAAAAAGAAAGCTACGAACCGAGATGTAGGAAATGTTTTAGAGAGAAATAG
- the bioA gene encoding adenosylmethionine--8-amino-7-oxononanoate transaminase: MSLSSRSKLHIWHPFTQMKIADNPIPIVKGEGVYLYEENGKKYIDAISSWWTCIHGHAHPYIAKKIYEQATELEHVIFAGFTHEPAVRLTERLMQYLPSNQKKAFFSDNGSTAVEVGLKMAFQYWHNKGEKKTKVIALKEAYHGDTFGAMSVGSRSAFTEPFFPFLFDVEFIESPAINAEKSISQLREIVKNNDVAAFIYEPLVQGAGGMLMYSAETLEEMLQLCKQNNVLCVADEVMTGFYRTGKMFASLYCQTSLDIMCLSKGLTGGVMAMSITTCTQEIYDAFLSDNFMNKTFFHGHSFTANPIACATANASLDLLEQEKTKKSIKQINEQHQQFAIDLKATGKVENIRIQGTIMAFDIITAQATSYGNSLRDTLNRHFLDKGILLRPLGNTLYILPPYCITKSELTIVYNEILAFLK, from the coding sequence ATGTCTCTATCGTCAAGAAGTAAGCTACATATCTGGCATCCATTTACTCAAATGAAAATAGCCGATAATCCTATTCCCATAGTTAAGGGAGAAGGAGTTTATTTATACGAAGAAAATGGCAAGAAATATATAGATGCAATATCTAGTTGGTGGACATGCATACATGGTCATGCTCATCCTTATATTGCTAAAAAAATATATGAACAAGCTACAGAACTTGAACACGTAATTTTTGCAGGATTTACTCATGAGCCGGCCGTAAGATTGACAGAAAGGCTTATGCAGTATTTACCTTCTAATCAAAAAAAAGCTTTTTTTTCGGATAATGGAAGTACAGCAGTAGAAGTTGGGCTTAAAATGGCATTTCAGTATTGGCACAATAAAGGAGAAAAGAAAACTAAAGTAATTGCCTTAAAAGAAGCCTACCATGGCGATACTTTCGGGGCTATGAGTGTAGGCAGTAGAAGTGCTTTTACAGAGCCATTTTTTCCATTTTTATTTGATGTAGAGTTTATAGAAAGTCCGGCAATTAATGCAGAAAAAAGCATAAGTCAATTAAGAGAAATTGTAAAAAACAATGATGTTGCCGCATTTATATATGAGCCATTAGTGCAAGGTGCAGGAGGAATGCTAATGTATAGTGCCGAAACATTGGAAGAAATGCTACAGTTATGTAAACAAAATAATGTTTTGTGCGTAGCAGATGAAGTTATGACGGGTTTTTATCGTACGGGAAAAATGTTTGCCAGTCTATATTGCCAAACATCTCTGGATATTATGTGTTTATCTAAAGGCTTAACGGGTGGGGTAATGGCTATGAGCATCACTACCTGTACACAAGAAATATACGATGCTTTTTTATCGGATAATTTTATGAATAAAACATTTTTTCATGGGCATTCTTTTACTGCCAATCCAATAGCTTGTGCCACTGCTAATGCCAGTTTAGATTTGCTTGAACAAGAAAAAACAAAAAAATCTATAAAGCAGATTAATGAACAACATCAACAGTTTGCCATAGATTTAAAAGCAACCGGTAAAGTAGAAAATATAAGAATACAAGGTACTATAATGGCTTTTGATATTATTACAGCACAAGCTACTTCCTACGGAAATTCACTGCGGGATACTTTAAATAGACACTTTTTAGATAAGGGAATTTTATTGCGTCCCTTGGGCAATACTTTATATATATTGCCACCTTATTGCATTACAAAAAGTGAATTGACAATAGTTTACAATGAAATTTTAGCTTTTTTGAAATAA
- the bioB gene encoding biotin synthase BioB: MERYSKQQISDIYHKPLLQLMYEANEVYKENFEVGEIVVNTLLSVKTGGCPEDCSYCSQSSKYVTDVKASKMMEVDAVREKAKEAKANGTTRFCISSMGTKVRDNKDFDTVLEMVKAVKQEGLEVCCTLGMLNPEQATKLKDAGLNAYNHNVDTSDEYYDKVITTRTYQDRLDTLSHVAGSGLKICSGGIIGLGETDEDRIGMLHTLCNLPTQPESVPVNCLVPIKGTPLEGNKLVSVWEMLRMVATARIIMPKSVVRISAGREKMTTEQQALCFMAGANSIFAGNKLLTTPNPEIGTDNYMFNLLGLKPRPAMKEVEI, translated from the coding sequence ATGGAGAGATATAGTAAACAACAAATAAGCGACATTTACCACAAACCTTTGCTACAATTAATGTACGAAGCTAATGAAGTTTATAAAGAAAATTTTGAAGTAGGCGAAATTGTAGTAAATACTTTACTTTCTGTAAAAACAGGCGGATGCCCGGAAGATTGTTCTTATTGTTCTCAATCATCTAAATATGTTACTGATGTAAAAGCCAGCAAAATGATGGAAGTAGATGCTGTGCGTGAAAAAGCAAAAGAAGCTAAGGCTAATGGAACAACGCGTTTTTGCATAAGCAGTATGGGAACAAAAGTGAGAGATAATAAAGATTTTGATACTGTTTTAGAAATGGTAAAAGCTGTAAAACAAGAAGGATTGGAAGTATGCTGTACTTTAGGTATGTTAAATCCAGAGCAGGCTACTAAGCTTAAAGATGCAGGGTTAAACGCCTACAATCATAATGTAGATACCTCTGATGAATATTATGATAAAGTAATAACCACAAGAACTTATCAAGATAGATTAGATACTTTGAGCCATGTAGCAGGTTCCGGCTTAAAAATATGTAGCGGAGGAATTATAGGCTTAGGAGAAACAGACGAGGATAGAATAGGAATGTTGCATACTTTGTGCAATTTACCTACACAACCGGAGTCTGTTCCTGTAAATTGTCTTGTACCCATAAAAGGTACACCATTGGAGGGCAATAAATTAGTTAGCGTTTGGGAAATGCTAAGAATGGTGGCCACGGCACGTATTATAATGCCAAAATCTGTGGTACGAATTTCCGCAGGAAGAGAGAAAATGACTACAGAGCAGCAAGCTTTATGTTTTATGGCAGGTGCAAATTCAATTTTTGCCGGAAATAAATTATTAACCACTCCAAATCCCGAAATAGGGACAGACAACTATATGTTTAATTTACTAGGCTTAAAACCAAGACCTGCAATGAAAGAGGTGGAGATATAA
- a CDS encoding discoidin domain-containing protein, producing MKKILIIFSLIISVVFAQNCDEDTHSVNITDSWLSCDVATNPNTARGNTHWVMYDLGYMYQLKETTFWNFNQSGQTNNGMKNIVIDYSNDGITWQEAATFQLSEANGTSNYTGEDGPNLSGIEARYILITALDTWGGTCAGLSEAKFNVDKNTNIYEITEDDTYLTVSPNPASQSIKISTDFDYNELVIISSTGTEILRTKPTQYVDVSYLPNGVYFLKLINKSNQTKTVSFVKKPK from the coding sequence ATGAAAAAAATATTAATCATATTCAGCCTTATTATTTCAGTAGTTTTTGCTCAAAACTGCGATGAAGACACCCATTCGGTAAACATAACGGATAGCTGGCTTTCGTGCGATGTAGCTACAAACCCAAACACAGCAAGAGGAAACACGCATTGGGTAATGTACGATTTAGGTTATATGTACCAACTTAAAGAAACCACATTTTGGAACTTTAACCAAAGTGGGCAAACCAATAACGGCATGAAAAATATAGTAATTGATTATTCAAATGACGGAATTACTTGGCAAGAGGCTGCTACATTTCAACTAAGCGAAGCCAATGGAACAAGTAACTACACAGGCGAAGATGGACCAAACCTTTCGGGAATAGAGGCAAGATATATATTAATAACCGCTTTAGACACTTGGGGTGGCACTTGTGCCGGCTTATCGGAAGCAAAATTTAATGTAGATAAAAACACAAACATTTATGAAATAACGGAAGACGATACTTATTTAACCGTTTCGCCTAACCCGGCAAGCCAAAGTATAAAAATATCTACCGATTTTGATTATAATGAATTGGTAATTATTAGCTCTACGGGTACAGAAATTTTAAGAACAAAACCTACACAATATGTGGATGTAAGCTATTTGCCTAATGGTGTTTATTTTTTAAAATTGATAAATAAAAGCAACCAAACTAAAACTGTAAGTTTTGTAAAAAAACCTAAATAA
- the floA gene encoding flotillin-like protein FloA (flotillin-like protein involved in membrane lipid rafts) translates to MYLLPILIVFAAIFMLFFILYFVPIGLWISALASGVKIGIIDLFAMRLRKVPPTVIVNAMITAKKAGIPVERDFLEAHYLAGGNVIKVVNALVSADKANIDLTFNDATAIDLAGRDVLEAVKLSVDPRVIESPPVAAVAKDGIQLIAKARVTVRANIKQLVGGAGEETILARVGEGIVTSIGSAETHKKVLENPDTISKLVLGKGLDSGTAFEILSIDIADVDVGKNIGAELQIDQANADKNVAQARAEERRAMAIAEEQEMKAKAQEARAKVILAEAEVPLALAEAFRKGNLGIMDYYKFQNIQADTNMRDSISGKDNSKK, encoded by the coding sequence ATGTATTTACTACCCATATTAATTGTATTTGCAGCCATATTTATGCTGTTTTTCATTTTGTATTTTGTACCTATCGGCTTATGGATTTCAGCCTTAGCTTCTGGTGTTAAAATAGGCATAATTGACTTATTTGCTATGCGTTTAAGAAAAGTACCGCCTACAGTAATAGTTAACGCTATGATTACGGCTAAAAAAGCAGGTATTCCTGTAGAAAGAGATTTTTTAGAAGCCCATTATTTAGCCGGAGGGAATGTAATTAAAGTTGTAAATGCTTTAGTATCGGCAGATAAAGCTAATATTGACTTAACTTTTAATGATGCTACGGCTATTGATTTGGCGGGTAGAGATGTATTAGAGGCGGTAAAATTAAGCGTTGACCCACGTGTTATAGAATCGCCACCTGTAGCGGCTGTGGCAAAAGACGGTATTCAGTTAATAGCCAAAGCGAGGGTAACGGTACGTGCTAACATTAAGCAATTAGTAGGTGGTGCAGGAGAAGAAACTATTTTGGCAAGAGTTGGAGAAGGAATTGTTACTTCTATTGGTTCGGCAGAAACGCATAAAAAAGTGTTAGAAAACCCCGATACTATTTCAAAATTAGTGCTGGGCAAAGGATTAGATTCCGGAACTGCTTTTGAGATACTTTCTATTGATATTGCAGATGTAGATGTAGGTAAAAACATAGGTGCAGAACTTCAAATAGACCAAGCTAATGCCGATAAAAATGTAGCACAAGCCAGAGCCGAAGAAAGAAGAGCCATGGCAATAGCCGAAGAGCAAGAAATGAAAGCCAAAGCACAAGAAGCCCGAGCTAAAGTAATTTTAGCAGAAGCAGAAGTGCCTTTAGCATTGGCAGAAGCTTTTAGAAAAGGTAATTTAGGTATTATGGATTACTATAAATTCCAAAATATACAAGCAGATACTAATATGAGAGATTCTATTAGTGGAAAAGACAATAGTAAAAAGTAG
- a CDS encoding DUF1501 domain-containing protein produces MGKNQHKKGISRRKFLGTASCAAIGTTTVLNTFFNLGMINSLAAMSPTPKPKSNYKALICLLLSGGNDSFNMLVPRNGSFYNNYATTRSNLALAQGDLLPLNFTDSNGKQFGVHPAMPEVQNLFNNGKLAFVSNVGTLVEPTTKSQYINGGVRLPLGLLSHSDQIQHWQTSIPQYRTNKGWGGRIADILQAGSGNPNLSMSISLSGTNTFQVGNSTAEYNIRSSAGGSVGVTFAGGSPMLNQALLTGAESLLEYQYQDIYKKTYAQKIVDARDNHVLFQNALSGAASLSTNFSSSRLSQDMELIAKTISVRNALGVTQQTFFVNYGGWDHHDEILDNQMEMLGVVSKAIGELNSALVELGVDGDVTLFTISDFARTLTSNGNGTDHAWGGNAIVMGGSVNGGAVYGNYPSLIIGSNDDVGGAIMLPSLSTDEYFAELAQWFGVSAGDIAYVLPNITNFYNPLSGVPPIGFMS; encoded by the coding sequence ATGGGAAAAAATCAACATAAAAAAGGAATAAGCCGCAGAAAGTTTTTAGGAACGGCATCTTGTGCAGCTATTGGGACAACTACCGTATTAAACACATTTTTTAATTTAGGAATGATAAACTCTTTAGCAGCTATGAGTCCTACTCCTAAACCTAAAAGCAACTATAAAGCATTAATATGTTTGCTTTTATCGGGAGGAAATGACAGTTTTAATATGCTGGTGCCAAGAAACGGCAGTTTTTATAACAATTACGCCACCACAAGGTCTAATTTGGCCTTGGCTCAAGGCGATTTATTACCTTTAAATTTTACCGATAGCAATGGAAAACAGTTTGGCGTACATCCTGCAATGCCCGAAGTACAAAACTTATTTAACAATGGCAAATTAGCCTTTGTATCTAATGTGGGTACGCTTGTAGAACCTACTACAAAAAGTCAATATATTAACGGTGGCGTTAGGCTTCCTTTAGGTTTACTCTCTCACTCCGACCAAATACAGCACTGGCAAACTTCAATACCACAATACAGAACAAACAAAGGCTGGGGCGGTAGAATAGCCGATATTTTGCAGGCAGGAAGTGGCAACCCAAATTTATCTATGAGCATATCTCTTTCAGGCACTAATACTTTCCAAGTAGGGAATTCTACTGCCGAGTACAATATAAGGTCATCAGCAGGAGGAAGCGTAGGCGTTACTTTTGCTGGAGGCTCTCCTATGCTCAATCAAGCTTTGCTAACAGGAGCTGAAAGTTTGTTGGAATACCAATATCAAGATATTTATAAGAAAACCTATGCTCAAAAAATTGTAGATGCCAGAGATAATCACGTACTGTTTCAAAATGCTTTAAGCGGAGCTGCATCTTTAAGTACTAATTTTTCGTCTTCACGTTTATCGCAAGATATGGAATTAATAGCTAAAACTATTTCTGTAAGAAATGCTTTAGGCGTAACCCAACAAACATTTTTTGTAAACTATGGTGGCTGGGATCATCATGATGAAATATTAGACAATCAAATGGAAATGCTGGGAGTAGTTAGCAAAGCTATTGGAGAGTTAAACAGTGCTTTGGTAGAATTAGGTGTAGATGGAGATGTTACTTTATTTACCATCTCCGATTTTGCACGTACCTTAACCTCTAATGGAAATGGAACAGACCATGCCTGGGGAGGAAATGCTATAGTAATGGGAGGAAGCGTAAACGGTGGGGCTGTTTATGGCAACTATCCTTCTTTAATAATAGGTAGCAATGATGATGTAGGAGGAGCTATTATGTTGCCTTCTTTATCTACAGACGAATATTTTGCCGAATTAGCACAATGGTTTGGCGTAAGTGCCGGAGATATAGCTTATGTATTGCCCAATATTACCAATTTTTACAACCCGCTTAGTGGTGTTCCGCCAATAGGTTTTATGAGTTAA
- a CDS encoding T9SS type A sorting domain-containing protein has translation MKNIFIILFLCIFSVVLNAQEVSKQVVASTGNDADAGNYQISQTVGEAMVTTHTQGNYILCQGFQQKDGATEVSIKELNNFKFSYYPNPFKDDLNINFEENLDEVYFEVYSQTGQLVFEKEYKNKQNVKLNLKDLSTGIYFVQFNVQNENIRFQIMKLD, from the coding sequence ATGAAAAATATATTTATTATACTTTTCTTGTGTATTTTTAGCGTTGTGCTTAATGCACAAGAAGTAAGCAAACAAGTAGTAGCATCTACAGGCAATGATGCCGATGCAGGAAACTACCAAATTTCTCAAACCGTAGGTGAAGCAATGGTAACCACCCATACCCAAGGCAACTATATTTTATGTCAAGGGTTTCAGCAAAAAGACGGTGCTACGGAAGTATCTATTAAGGAGTTAAACAATTTTAAATTTAGCTACTATCCTAATCCATTTAAAGACGATTTGAATATCAACTTTGAAGAAAATTTAGATGAAGTGTATTTTGAAGTATATTCTCAAACAGGGCAATTAGTTTTTGAAAAAGAATATAAAAACAAACAGAATGTAAAACTAAATTTAAAAGATTTATCTACCGGAATTTACTTTGTTCAATTTAATGTACAAAACGAAAATATAAGATTCCAAATAATGAAATTAGATTAA
- a CDS encoding M42 family metallopeptidase produces MSKVIGKKELDFFEKYINNASPTGYEWNGQKLWLDFIKPYVDTHKVDNYGTVYGIINPKAEFKVVIEAHADEISWYVSYITEDGFIYVKRNGGSDHMIAPSKRVNIHTKNGFVPAVFGWPAIHTRPDKSKPEIKVESIFLDCGAKSKKEVLDMGIHVGSVITYQDEFTVLNNKYAVGRALDNRAGGVVIALVAKMLKEGKEKLPFGLYIVNSVQEEVGLRGAEMITQSIKPNVAIVTDVAHDTNTPMIDKKVEGDFKCGDGPILTYGPAVHNKLLNLIIDTAEKNKIPFQRDAASRATGTDTDAFAFSNGGVPSALISFPLRYMHTTVEMVELSDMENAAKLIYNTLLALTPDFNFKYLD; encoded by the coding sequence ATGAGTAAAGTAATAGGAAAAAAAGAACTGGACTTTTTTGAAAAATATATTAATAATGCTTCGCCAACGGGCTATGAATGGAATGGGCAAAAATTGTGGTTAGATTTTATTAAGCCTTATGTAGATACGCACAAAGTAGATAACTATGGAACTGTTTATGGGATAATAAACCCAAAAGCAGAATTTAAAGTAGTTATAGAAGCCCATGCCGATGAAATTAGTTGGTATGTTAGTTATATTACCGAAGATGGTTTTATTTATGTAAAAAGAAATGGTGGCTCCGACCACATGATAGCTCCTTCAAAAAGAGTTAATATTCATACTAAAAACGGTTTTGTGCCGGCAGTATTTGGTTGGCCGGCTATACATACAAGACCCGATAAAAGTAAACCAGAAATTAAAGTAGAATCTATTTTTTTAGACTGTGGAGCTAAAAGCAAAAAAGAAGTTTTAGATATGGGAATACATGTTGGGAGTGTTATTACTTACCAAGATGAATTTACGGTTTTAAACAATAAATATGCCGTGGGCAGAGCTTTAGATAATAGAGCCGGAGGCGTAGTAATAGCATTGGTGGCTAAAATGCTGAAAGAAGGAAAGGAAAAATTGCCTTTTGGACTGTATATAGTAAATTCAGTACAGGAAGAAGTTGGGCTGAGAGGTGCAGAAATGATAACGCAAAGTATTAAACCTAATGTAGCCATAGTTACCGATGTAGCTCATGACACCAACACACCTATGATAGATAAAAAAGTAGAAGGCGATTTTAAATGTGGTGATGGTCCTATTTTAACTTATGGTCCTGCGGTGCACAATAAATTATTAAACTTAATAATTGATACTGCCGAAAAAAATAAAATACCTTTTCAAAGAGATGCCGCTTCAAGAGCTACAGGTACAGACACCGATGCTTTTGCTTTTTCTAATGGAGGTGTGCCAAGTGCATTAATTTCTTTTCCTTTAAGATATATGCACACTACTGTAGAAATGGTAGAACTAAGCGATATGGAAAATGCAGCTAAGTTAATTTACAACACTTTGTTAGCTTTAACTCCGGATTTTAACTTTAAGTATTTAGATTAA
- a CDS encoding DUF1800 family protein: MKQVLLSSFFITATLFIHAQIYDDYVGAGHTQGVTVTSSSSSFSTDDNSTINGNGLDVGVNGAARFLNYASLGVDYETIKLVSDTGISTWVDIQVNRPPQVSFTDTTWAIWENFSAQYINKFGQAAVEDPTNLVIPAWFYWKMAWWNNILKADDHIRQRTAQALSQIFVVSEKSELQASGPGLANFYDVLYNNALGNYRDLLFDVTMHPAMGFYLTHINNPKSDPANNIHPDENYAREVMQLFTIGLYELNIDGSHQLDSAGNAIPTYNNNDIKEFAKIFTGLGPQNYYWPWQDYSGYPVTWGIAFNDVPSTVTMWKPMKAFEAWHEPGAKYLLNGTVVPAGQSTMQDINAAVDNLFNHPNVGPFIGKQLIQRLVKSNPTPAYIARVAAVFNDNGQGERGDMKAVIKAIITDEEAIDCSWINDAYGGKLREPLLKYTQALRAFNVYNQSGKMWNWGYLFDEAVSQGVLTSPSVFNFYLPSFSPNGPISDADLVAPEFQIHTSATSINYINLAYVWFVNSFYGEISTHADDNIIGRPSYDINTLDPADYFYLDLADELAIASNAEELVDRIDLILTGGLFSDDTKASIVQAVNSVNNPDEKVKAALFLAFISPDYNILK; this comes from the coding sequence ATGAAACAAGTATTACTCTCCTCGTTTTTTATTACGGCTACCCTTTTTATCCATGCTCAAATTTATGACGATTACGTTGGGGCTGGGCATACACAAGGTGTTACCGTTACTTCCAGCTCTTCCAGTTTTAGCACAGATGATAATAGTACTATCAATGGCAATGGATTAGATGTAGGTGTTAATGGTGCGGCAAGATTTTTAAATTATGCATCCTTAGGCGTAGATTACGAAACCATTAAATTGGTTAGCGACACAGGAATAAGTACTTGGGTAGATATTCAAGTAAATAGACCGCCACAAGTTAGCTTTACCGATACCACTTGGGCTATATGGGAAAATTTTAGTGCTCAGTATATCAATAAATTTGGACAAGCAGCCGTAGAAGATCCTACCAATTTAGTTATCCCGGCTTGGTTTTATTGGAAAATGGCATGGTGGAATAACATATTAAAAGCAGACGACCATATTAGACAAAGAACAGCCCAAGCATTAAGTCAAATATTTGTAGTATCAGAAAAATCTGAACTGCAAGCCAGTGGCCCGGGGTTGGCAAATTTTTATGATGTTTTATACAATAATGCTTTAGGCAATTATAGAGATTTATTGTTTGATGTAACTATGCATCCTGCTATGGGATTTTATCTTACTCATATCAATAATCCTAAATCAGACCCTGCTAATAATATTCATCCCGATGAAAATTATGCCCGAGAAGTAATGCAGCTTTTTACTATTGGTTTATACGAATTAAATATAGACGGCTCTCATCAATTAGATAGTGCCGGAAATGCTATTCCTACTTATAATAATAACGATATAAAAGAGTTTGCCAAAATATTTACGGGCTTGGGACCACAAAATTACTACTGGCCGTGGCAAGATTATAGCGGTTATCCCGTTACTTGGGGTATAGCTTTTAATGATGTGCCTTCTACAGTTACCATGTGGAAACCCATGAAAGCATTTGAAGCGTGGCACGAGCCAGGTGCCAAATATTTGTTAAACGGCACAGTAGTTCCTGCCGGACAAAGCACTATGCAAGATATAAATGCAGCCGTAGATAACTTATTTAATCACCCTAATGTAGGGCCTTTTATAGGCAAACAACTCATACAAAGATTAGTAAAATCTAACCCTACACCGGCTTATATAGCCAGAGTTGCAGCTGTTTTTAACGATAATGGGCAGGGAGAACGCGGAGATATGAAAGCTGTTATTAAAGCCATTATAACAGATGAAGAAGCTATAGACTGCTCTTGGATAAATGATGCTTATGGAGGTAAATTAAGAGAGCCATTATTAAAATACACACAGGCATTAAGAGCCTTTAATGTTTATAATCAATCGGGGAAAATGTGGAACTGGGGATATTTATTTGACGAAGCGGTAAGCCAAGGCGTTTTAACTTCTCCAAGTGTCTTTAATTTTTATTTACCAAGTTTCAGTCCTAACGGGCCTATTTCCGATGCTGATTTAGTAGCTCCCGAATTTCAAATACACACTTCCGCCACGTCTATTAATTATATAAATTTAGCTTATGTTTGGTTTGTTAATAGTTTTTATGGCGAAATATCTACACATGCAGATGATAATATAATAGGAAGACCAAGCTATGATATTAATACCTTAGATCCTGCCGATTATTTTTATTTAGATTTAGCAGATGAATTAGCTATAGCCAGCAATGCCGAAGAATTAGTAGATAGAATAGATTTAATTTTAACAGGAGGACTTTTTTCTGACGATACAAAAGCAAGTATTGTACAAGCCGTTAACTCAGTTAACAATCCTGATGAGAAAGTTAAAGCTGCTTTATTTTTAGCATTTATTTCACCAGATTATAACATTTTAAAATAG